One window of the Capnocytophaga haemolytica genome contains the following:
- a CDS encoding VPS10 domain-containing protein produces the protein MKRQFLALSCCISMTALSFGQELLPLAIRQKEEIKASSWVKETPFEPIKVKEIGNTIKALAINPRNSAEIVVAPTDSGLWLSRNGGETFTPLCPTLPTHSISALAVDWNSQRLCVATPYGLFTSTDMGKTVQFSGLAAVQQITSIVINPQKPNEIIIGALGNTYRGDEKRGIFKSTDGGKTWSQKLFIGTRTGISQIISTAGGNTLYAAAWEINSTPSDLSPYGAGSGIYKSDDSGNTWSKVSNNGFLKGNTIGRIGLTAYDAQTLYAVVDNRSTKRREASNSVQKISKIHLSAQDFDGMSKPDFLALDNERLNVFLYNTGLDKKYRAQNLKDMIAADVTSPDRLLNYLGVSAQEVVGAEVYLSTNGGTSWQKTNAQPLTDVYYQNGDLFGGISVDLQNKNHLLIGGYPLLESFDGGKNWRSKRPMNLDNAYYQIYQQQGTLFCTTAYGLEVSYDGGKSWATKNVAGAMAFTRIDYDKAKKIPYLLSTQGTLYNENAHWSSLRIPLNAILFGNDSYAAQDYGNFSTYDEGRAQFYPLGSLFYGENKAPLRLGKKAPLLISPQNKDIIYAGSNKLHISMDKGRNWRTISEDVTNGNKQGNKAYGTIASIAESPFMFGLLYTGSDDGMIYASENGGVSWKQVYNAFPRPLKVNNLIASKHQRNRVIATLVSNDENDTESFIFLSNDNGKSWNDIHSNLPQSRVNVLREDPKNSQVLYLGTDNGLYISFNLGESWQPFTKGLPETGFSDIYIDEASGDMYATSLGNGVYRTSIKMMQELKVAITSQDFYPLETPISIAYSSNWGNALSQWEEPAKPSVYFYGFASKENLKIEVRIMKGRIKLQSFTFKTNKGFNYIPYDLTLSEEGKTAYEKSLQKIFIPTAPDGNAYLPKGRYTVVFETPDGFDEERTLDVY, from the coding sequence ATGAAAAGACAATTTTTAGCACTAAGCTGCTGTATTTCAATGACTGCTCTCTCCTTCGGGCAAGAGCTACTCCCCCTTGCTATCCGCCAAAAAGAAGAGATCAAAGCCAGCTCGTGGGTCAAAGAAACCCCCTTCGAGCCTATCAAAGTAAAAGAAATTGGCAACACCATCAAGGCATTGGCGATCAACCCCAGAAACAGCGCCGAAATAGTCGTTGCCCCTACCGATAGCGGGCTGTGGCTCAGCCGAAATGGTGGCGAGACTTTCACCCCCCTCTGTCCTACCCTACCCACCCACAGTATCAGTGCCTTAGCAGTCGATTGGAACTCACAGCGCTTGTGTGTAGCCACCCCTTATGGCTTGTTCACCTCCACAGATATGGGCAAAACTGTACAGTTCAGTGGCTTAGCAGCCGTACAGCAGATCACCTCCATCGTCATAAACCCTCAGAAACCCAACGAGATCATCATAGGGGCACTTGGTAATACCTACCGTGGCGACGAAAAGCGCGGCATCTTCAAGAGTACCGATGGCGGCAAAACTTGGTCGCAGAAGCTCTTTATAGGCACCCGTACAGGCATCAGCCAGATCATAAGCACTGCTGGCGGCAACACCCTCTACGCTGCTGCTTGGGAAATCAATAGCACCCCCTCCGACCTCTCACCTTATGGCGCAGGGAGCGGTATCTACAAAAGTGACGACAGCGGCAACACTTGGTCGAAGGTCTCTAACAACGGCTTCCTCAAAGGTAACACTATCGGACGTATAGGGCTTACCGCTTACGACGCCCAGACCCTCTATGCCGTCGTGGACAATCGCAGCACCAAACGTCGTGAAGCAAGCAACAGCGTACAGAAAATAAGCAAAATACATCTCTCCGCACAAGACTTCGACGGTATGAGCAAACCCGACTTTTTAGCCCTCGACAATGAGCGCCTGAACGTATTCCTCTACAACACGGGGCTCGACAAAAAGTACCGTGCTCAGAACCTCAAAGATATGATTGCCGCCGACGTCACCTCGCCCGACCGACTGTTGAATTACCTCGGAGTAAGCGCCCAAGAAGTAGTGGGTGCTGAGGTATACCTGAGCACCAATGGCGGTACCTCTTGGCAGAAGACTAATGCCCAACCCCTCACTGACGTCTACTACCAAAACGGCGACCTTTTTGGGGGCATCAGCGTTGACCTGCAAAACAAAAACCACCTCTTGATAGGCGGTTACCCCCTCTTAGAGAGCTTCGATGGCGGGAAAAACTGGCGTAGTAAGCGCCCAATGAACCTTGACAACGCCTATTATCAGATCTACCAACAGCAAGGCACCCTCTTCTGTACTACTGCCTACGGCTTAGAGGTATCCTATGATGGCGGAAAAAGCTGGGCTACAAAGAACGTAGCGGGCGCTATGGCATTCACCCGTATTGACTACGACAAAGCCAAAAAAATACCTTATCTACTAAGCACACAAGGCACCCTCTACAATGAAAATGCCCACTGGAGCAGCCTACGCATCCCCTTAAATGCCATCCTCTTTGGCAACGACAGTTATGCCGCACAAGATTACGGCAACTTTAGCACTTACGACGAAGGACGAGCACAGTTCTACCCCTTAGGAAGCCTCTTCTATGGAGAAAACAAGGCTCCTCTACGCTTAGGCAAAAAAGCACCACTGCTCATCTCACCGCAGAATAAAGACATCATCTACGCAGGAAGCAATAAACTCCACATCTCAATGGATAAAGGGCGCAATTGGCGTACTATCTCTGAGGATGTAACCAATGGGAACAAACAGGGCAACAAGGCTTACGGTACCATTGCTAGTATTGCCGAATCGCCATTTATGTTTGGCTTGCTCTATACGGGCAGTGATGACGGGATGATTTACGCAAGCGAAAATGGTGGTGTATCGTGGAAGCAGGTATACAATGCTTTCCCTCGCCCGCTTAAAGTCAATAACCTCATCGCTTCAAAGCATCAACGCAATCGGGTTATTGCCACCTTAGTAAGCAATGATGAGAATGACACTGAGTCCTTTATCTTCCTGAGTAATGACAATGGCAAAAGCTGGAATGATATCCACTCCAATCTGCCACAAAGCCGTGTGAATGTACTACGCGAAGACCCTAAGAACAGCCAAGTGCTCTACCTCGGCACCGATAATGGGCTTTATATCTCGTTCAACTTAGGTGAGAGCTGGCAACCCTTCACCAAAGGTTTGCCCGAGACAGGCTTTAGCGACATCTACATTGATGAAGCCTCTGGAGATATGTATGCTACCAGCTTGGGTAATGGCGTATATCGCACTTCTATTAAGATGATGCAGGAACTTAAAGTAGCTATCACCTCACAGGATTTCTACCCTTTGGAGACGCCTATCTCTATCGCCTACTCCAGCAATTGGGGAAATGCCCTGAGCCAATGGGAAGAGCCCGCAAAACCTTCGGTATACTTCTATGGGTTTGCCTCTAAGGAAAACCTCAAAATAGAAGTCCGCATAATGAAGGGACGCATCAAGTTACAGTCGTTTACCTTTAAAACAAACAAAGGCTTTAACTATATTCCCTATGACCTTACCCTTTCCGAAGAAGGAAAAACAGCTTATGAAAAAAGCCTACAAAAGATATTTATACCTACGGCTCCTGATGGCAATGCATACTTGCCCAAAGGACGCTACACCGTAGTATTCGAGACCCCCGATGGCTTTGATGAAGAACGTACCCTCGACGTTTACTAA
- a CDS encoding OmpA family protein has product MLKLKKHTLLILAFLSLQALFAQQQELLKARNYYKKLDYVRAIKAYEAIASKGGANQEVYENLGNAYYFNADYKNAYTWYEKLFSNPEYKLQPEYYYRYAQTLKTVDKYDQSNKVMEQFVALTGGKDSRAQLFTKHKDYYKEIQRNSGRLDLHPLSINSKNSEYGTAFYGDKVVFSASKGILKGKSKWTGDAFYDLYEANRDSLEVSHPRKMGGINTKFNESTAAFTTSGDTVYFTRNNYVHNKLTTDGEDTVLLKILRATKDQNGNWGHITEMPFNSNIYSVAHPALSPDGKYIYFASNMKGSLGNSDIYRAKILKTGYGRAENLGALINTTGRESFPFISKDSVLYYSSDGFPGLGGLDIFAVKLYADGTTSKPVNIGKPANSAYDDFCYVIDSDSHIGFLTSNRLGGEGKDDIYSFYEQASVQFDCTKNVRSMVKDAQSQQPIPEVKLTLLDTENNPVEIGTSNENGQFALTHDWNCKDQKVLIKAEKNGYVTVTQTVTAEGNSDFYAELLLQHLPETPKSEIKVGVDLAKTLAIQNIYFDFDKADIRPDAAEQLSKLVAVLNEYPTIKIDIRVHTDSRGSDAYNLALSHRRAKSTMQWLIAHGIDKKRLTAKGYGETRLTNHCANGVPCSEEEHQANRRSEFIIISL; this is encoded by the coding sequence ATGCTTAAACTTAAGAAACATACGCTGTTGATCTTAGCCTTTCTCAGTTTGCAGGCACTATTTGCCCAGCAACAAGAGCTCCTCAAGGCGCGCAACTACTATAAGAAGCTCGACTATGTCCGTGCTATCAAAGCCTATGAAGCCATTGCCAGCAAAGGAGGCGCCAACCAAGAGGTCTATGAGAATTTGGGCAATGCTTATTACTTCAATGCCGACTATAAGAATGCTTATACGTGGTATGAAAAGCTCTTTTCCAACCCCGAGTATAAGCTCCAACCTGAGTATTACTATCGCTATGCACAAACCCTCAAAACAGTCGATAAGTACGACCAGTCCAATAAGGTAATGGAGCAATTTGTTGCCCTTACAGGCGGTAAGGACTCAAGGGCACAGCTCTTTACCAAGCATAAGGATTATTATAAAGAAATACAGCGTAATTCAGGTAGGCTCGACCTTCACCCACTGAGCATCAACTCAAAAAACTCAGAATACGGCACTGCCTTCTACGGTGATAAAGTCGTATTCTCAGCCAGCAAGGGCATTCTCAAAGGAAAATCAAAGTGGACGGGCGACGCTTTCTACGACCTCTATGAAGCCAATCGCGATAGCTTAGAAGTATCACACCCGCGCAAGATGGGTGGCATTAACACCAAGTTCAACGAATCAACAGCAGCCTTTACCACCAGCGGCGATACCGTCTACTTTACTCGTAATAACTACGTACACAACAAGCTAACCACTGATGGCGAAGACACGGTGCTGCTGAAAATACTCCGCGCCACTAAGGATCAAAATGGCAATTGGGGGCACATCACAGAGATGCCTTTCAACAGTAATATTTACAGCGTTGCACACCCTGCCCTCAGCCCCGATGGCAAGTATATCTACTTCGCTTCCAATATGAAAGGCTCACTGGGGAACTCCGATATCTATCGGGCAAAGATATTGAAAACAGGCTACGGCAGGGCTGAAAACCTCGGAGCGCTTATCAACACCACAGGGCGCGAATCCTTCCCGTTCATCTCTAAGGACTCCGTGCTTTACTATTCCTCCGATGGCTTTCCAGGTCTCGGAGGCTTGGATATTTTTGCCGTGAAGCTCTATGCCGATGGCACAACCTCTAAACCAGTGAATATCGGTAAGCCTGCCAATAGTGCCTACGACGACTTCTGCTATGTAATTGATAGTGATAGCCATATAGGCTTCCTCACATCCAATCGCTTGGGAGGCGAGGGTAAGGACGATATTTATAGCTTCTACGAGCAAGCCTCAGTGCAGTTTGATTGTACTAAAAACGTACGCAGTATGGTCAAGGACGCCCAGTCGCAACAGCCTATCCCTGAGGTAAAACTGACCCTTTTAGATACTGAGAATAACCCTGTAGAAATCGGCACTTCAAATGAAAACGGTCAGTTTGCCCTCACCCACGATTGGAATTGCAAAGATCAAAAGGTACTTATCAAAGCGGAAAAGAACGGTTACGTAACGGTTACGCAAACCGTCACCGCCGAGGGCAATAGCGATTTCTATGCAGAATTGCTTTTACAACACCTACCCGAGACGCCTAAATCCGAGATAAAAGTCGGGGTCGACTTAGCTAAAACGCTCGCGATTCAGAATATTTACTTCGACTTTGACAAGGCAGACATACGCCCTGACGCTGCCGAACAGCTCAGCAAACTGGTGGCTGTGCTCAATGAGTATCCTACGATAAAGATCGATATACGCGTACATACAGATAGTCGCGGCTCCGATGCGTATAACTTAGCCCTCTCACATAGACGAGCTAAATCAACAATGCAATGGCTGATAGCTCACGGCATTGACAAGAAGCGATTGACAGCCAAAGGCTACGGTGAGACCCGCCTTACCAACCACTGTGCCAATGGTGTACCGTGCAGCGAGGAAGAGCACCAAGCCAATCGCCGCAGTGAGTTTATTATCATCAGCTTATAA
- a CDS encoding OmpA family protein produces the protein MKKIYYYTLLIALVGATQYTFAQTDKELEKAKQMYKNYAYVDAIKVYEKIAKKGYVNQDMLESLGNAYYFNAEYKKALPWYKQLFEGKDYKIKPEYYYRYAQSLKSVGKYDEANAMMDKFAELTADSDSRAALFEENKNYQEVIQSNSGRFELQPVSINTPYSEYGTTFYGNDVVFTAASSGKASKGGVSQWTGESYYDLYLTQRDKQKLTGKTPFSSALNTKFNESTAVFTKDGKTVYFTRNNYVNRRIGTNKENTILLKILKATKDSDGNWGNVVEMPFNSDQYNVAHPTLSPDEKYLYFASDMKGTLGNSDIFRVEIKGNNKYGTPENLGSTINTAGRESFPFITKDNVLYYSSDGFPGLGGLDIFAVKFFDDGTTSKPINVGKPANSPDDDFCFIMDSDTHIGFLSSNRPGGKGKDDIYSFLETKPLKFGCQKIIKGIVKDAQTQEIISDGLVSLSDRTMKPVSSQKSKQDGTFQFDNVNCADLYFYLRGEKEKYETAEVKVLTEGDDNEVFYELLLKPREVQINKDTDLAKVFHIKEIYFDLDKSNIRPDAAVELAKIVEVMKEYPKMKIDIRSHTDSRASDAYNLALSDRRAKSTLNWMVKQGIDRKRLTAKGYGETQLVNGCSNGVPCTEEQHQANRRSEFIIVSME, from the coding sequence ATGAAGAAAATTTATTACTATACCTTGCTCATTGCGCTCGTAGGAGCGACGCAGTACACTTTTGCTCAAACAGATAAGGAGTTAGAGAAAGCAAAGCAGATGTACAAAAACTACGCTTACGTCGATGCTATTAAGGTCTACGAAAAAATAGCCAAGAAAGGCTATGTGAACCAAGATATGCTCGAAAGCCTTGGCAATGCCTACTACTTCAACGCAGAATACAAAAAGGCTTTGCCTTGGTATAAGCAACTCTTTGAAGGTAAGGATTACAAAATAAAACCTGAGTATTACTATCGCTACGCACAGAGCTTAAAGTCTGTAGGCAAGTACGACGAGGCCAACGCAATGATGGATAAATTCGCAGAGCTCACCGCCGACAGCGACTCTCGGGCAGCCCTCTTTGAAGAAAATAAAAACTATCAGGAGGTGATCCAGAGTAATTCAGGTCGCTTTGAGCTTCAGCCTGTGAGTATCAATACACCTTATTCGGAGTACGGCACCACCTTCTACGGCAATGATGTGGTATTTACCGCCGCAAGTAGTGGGAAGGCTTCCAAAGGGGGGGTATCACAGTGGACAGGTGAGAGCTATTACGACCTCTACCTCACCCAGCGCGATAAGCAGAAGCTCACAGGCAAAACGCCTTTCTCATCAGCGCTCAACACGAAGTTCAACGAATCGACAGCAGTCTTTACCAAAGACGGGAAGACGGTCTATTTCACCCGTAATAACTATGTAAACCGCCGCATTGGCACTAATAAGGAGAATACAATCCTGCTGAAAATCCTCAAAGCTACCAAAGATAGCGATGGCAATTGGGGCAACGTAGTCGAAATGCCTTTCAACAGCGATCAGTACAATGTGGCTCACCCTACCCTCAGCCCCGATGAGAAGTACCTTTACTTCGCCTCGGATATGAAGGGTACTTTGGGCAATTCGGATATCTTCCGTGTAGAAATCAAAGGCAATAACAAGTACGGTACCCCTGAGAATTTGGGTAGCACCATCAATACCGCAGGGCGCGAGTCCTTTCCTTTTATTACTAAGGACAATGTGCTGTACTATTCCTCCGACGGCTTTCCTGGCTTAGGAGGCTTAGATATCTTCGCAGTAAAGTTCTTTGACGATGGCACGACCTCCAAGCCTATTAACGTCGGGAAACCCGCCAATAGCCCTGACGACGACTTCTGTTTTATTATGGATAGTGATACTCACATAGGCTTCCTCAGCTCAAACCGCCCTGGTGGAAAAGGCAAGGACGATATCTATAGCTTCTTAGAGACCAAGCCACTGAAGTTCGGCTGCCAGAAGATTATTAAAGGGATTGTAAAAGATGCCCAAACACAAGAGATTATCTCCGATGGGCTCGTCTCTCTCTCCGACAGAACGATGAAGCCTGTTAGCTCTCAAAAATCTAAGCAGGACGGTACTTTTCAGTTTGACAATGTGAACTGTGCTGACCTTTACTTCTATCTCAGAGGCGAAAAAGAAAAGTATGAAACCGCTGAGGTGAAAGTGCTCACTGAGGGTGATGATAATGAGGTATTCTATGAGCTCCTCTTAAAGCCGCGTGAAGTGCAGATCAATAAGGATACTGACTTAGCTAAGGTCTTCCATATTAAAGAAATATACTTCGATTTAGATAAGTCGAACATACGCCCTGATGCCGCTGTTGAGTTGGCGAAGATCGTAGAGGTGATGAAGGAGTATCCTAAGATGAAGATCGATATCCGCTCACATACCGATAGCCGCGCTTCCGATGCGTACAACTTAGCCCTTTCCGACCGCCGTGCGAAATCAACCTTGAACTGGATGGTCAAGCAAGGTATCGACCGCAAACGCCTAACAGCTAAGGGCTACGGTGAAACTCAGCTCGTTAATGGTTGCTCTAACGGCGTTCCTTGTACTGAGGAACAGCACCAAGCCAACCGCCGCAGTGAGTTCATCATCGTAAGTATGGAGTAG